The window CAGAATCGGGAATGTCAGCCTCATTGCCCTCTCTCCTTTCTCAGCAGCCGGGCGAGAACCCCGTTGTGCCTTGCCTGTACGACTTCAATCTCCCGGGTTTGCGCTTCGTTGTGAATGACAGAACCCATCTCCTTGTGGATACGGTAATCCAGCAGCGGCTCCTCGATATAAGACCATTCGTAGTGCGGCAGAATACGCAGCCACAGGTCGTAATCCTGGGTATACAGGAACCTCTCATTAAACAGCCCTACTTTGCGGAAAATATCCATATCGAGCAGAACAGAGCTGCCGTTAACCGGACAGCCCTTCATCATTGTCGCGATCATTTCGCTCCGGCCGGTTATCAGGACACGAACCACCTCGGAGACCCGTTCCCCGTGTTCATTAATGTAGTAATAAGCCGTATGATTAAAAGAGGTGCCCGTCTGCGCGAGGGTTATCATCTGCCGCTCTATTTTATCCGGGTGAAACAGGTCATCCGCGCTTAACCAGGCAAAATAAGCTCCGCTGGCAGCCTGTATTCCCCGGTTGAGCGCCGAGGCCGTGCCGCCGTTAGTCTTACGTATATATACAATTTTGTCCATGAACGGAGCAAGCTTCTCGGCATGCAGGGTTGAACCGTCATCCACCACAATGAGCTCAATATCCGGATAAGTCTGGGCAAGCACGCTTTCCACCGCAAGATGAACATAAGGACAATTATAAAACGGGATGACCACCGAAACCTTGGATTGCTGATTCATGCGCTCACCTCCTTCCCGAATTCGTAGGCTAGACTGTTTTGCAGGCGAGTAAAGCATCCAGCGGCGGGTGGTCTGGCCCGAACGCTTCCC of the Paenibacillus pedocola genome contains:
- a CDS encoding glycosyltransferase family 2 protein translates to MNQQSKVSVVIPFYNCPYVHLAVESVLAQTYPDIELIVVDDGSTLHAEKLAPFMDKIVYIRKTNGGTASALNRGIQAASGAYFAWLSADDLFHPDKIERQMITLAQTGTSFNHTAYYYINEHGERVSEVVRVLITGRSEMIATMMKGCPVNGSSVLLDMDIFRKVGLFNERFLYTQDYDLWLRILPHYEWSYIEEPLLDYRIHKEMGSVIHNEAQTREIEVVQARHNGVLARLLRKERGQ